The genomic segment GAACGGTGAGACGGACGAGGCGCTGCTGAATGCCTATCTCAAAAGTCAGAACGCCGCTCCCGGCTGGTGGATGCCACGTCTTGCCTAACTGTGTGGCATCGGAATAGAGTCTGCCCATGACCGTGTTTCATCGCAATGAAAAGAAGGAACCGCTGCCCGAAAACCTGAAGGGCGGCGTCATCGCCATTGGCAATTTCGACGGTGTCCATCGTGGCCACCGCGCCGTGCTGGACCGTGCGCTGGAGCTTGCCGCGTCGCGCAACGTCCCGGCTCTGGTGCTCACATTCGAGCCGCATCCGCGCACCGTGTTTCGCCCCGAGACGCCGGTCTTCCGCCTCACACCTGCGTCTGTCAAGGCGCGGGTGCTGGAAGCCGAAGGGTTCAACTCCGTCATCGAATACCCGTTTGACCGGGATTTTTCGCAGCGGTCTGCGGAAGATTTCGTCAAATCCATTCTGGTCGACTGGCTGGGTGCAAGTGCCGTCGTCACCGGCGTCGATTTCCACTTCGGCAAGGGACGCGAAGGTGGCCCGGCCTATCTGATGGCCGCCGGGAAAAGGCACGGCTTCGATGTGATGCTGATCGATTCCTTCCGCGATGAAGGGGCAGAAGTCGTCTCCTCCAGCCGCATCCGGGACTTGCTGGCGCAAGGCGATGTTGCCGGTGCCGCTGGCCTGCTGGGATATCGCTACACCGTCGAAGCGGAAGTCATCGGCGGGCAGAAGCTGGGCCGCACGCTGGGTTATCCCACCGCCAACATGGCGTTGCCACCGGAAACGGAACTGAAGCCCGGTATTTACGCGGTGCGTTTCCGCCGGGCGGATGGGAGCCTGTATGATGGCGTCGCCAGCTTCGGCTATCGCCCGACGGTGACGGAGGATGGCGCGGCCCTTCTGGAAACCTTTCTCTTCGATTTTTCCGGCGATCTCTATGGCGAGATTTGCTCGGTCTCCTTTTTCGGCCATCTGCGCGACGAGCTGAAATTCGACGGGCTGGAAGCTCTGGTCGCTCAGATCAAGCGCGACGAGGAAGAGGCGAGGGCGTTGTTGTCAGGTGTGACGCCGCTGGGAGAGTTGGACGCGAGGCTTTCCTTTTGATGCTTGGCCAGCGGTTTTGTCGGCCAACAAGGGCATATTCGTGCCCTTAACCTCTTCCTTTTTACCGGAAAAACACATAAACATTGCGAATGTACCAATTTCGGTTGACGTTCATTTCCCGAATTATTGGCCCGGCCTTTCGCGCGCAGTAAGCAGCCGAAAGGTCCGGGATTTCGGCGCTTGCCTTGAGCGCCTTCCGCTTTTGCCCTCTTGCACTCAAGACGGCGCGACCTCTCAGCTTGAATGAGGGGGCGCCGCATAACGGTATGATCATGAACGACACCGCACAGACGATCGACTACTCCACCACGCTGTACCTGCCGCAGACGGATTTTCCGATGCGTGCCGGTCTGCCGCAGAAAGAGCCCGAGACGGTTGCCCGCTGGCAGCAGATGGGCCTTTACAAGAAGCTGCGCGCTTCCGCCGCTGGCCGCGAAAAATTCGTGCTGCATGATGGCCCTCCCTATGCCAACGGCAACATCCATATCGGCCATGCGCTGAACAAGATCCTCAAAGACGTCATCACCCGCTCGTTCCAGATGCGTGGGTTTGACAGCAACTATGTCCCCGGCTGGGACTGCCACGGCCTTCCCATCGAGTGGAAGATCGAGGAAGCCTACCGCGCCAAGGGCAAGAACAAGGACGAAGTCCCGATCAACGAATTCCGTCAGGAATGCCGTGAGTTCGCCGCTGGCTGGATCGCGAAGCAGTCGGAGGAATTCAAGCGTCTCGGCATCGAAGGCGATTTCGAAAACCCCTACACGACCATGAACTTCCACGCGGAAGCCCGCATCGCTGGCGAGCTGCTGAAGATCGCCAAGAGCGGCCAGCTGTATCGCGGGTCGAAGCCGGTCATGTGGTCGGTTGTCGAGCGCACGGCTTTGGCTGAGGCCGAGGTCGAGTATGCGGATGTCGAAAGCGACATGATCTGGGTGAAGTTCCCGGTTGAGAGTGTTGAGGGTGCTGCGAAGGCGGAATTCTTGTCGGGCACGAAGCGGGAGATGCCTGTCTCAAACGCACTAAATGACTTGGAATACGCATCCGTCGTCATCTGGACTACAACGCCTTGGACCATCCCCGGCAACCGGGCGATCTCCTTCTCCTCGCGCTTCCCTTACGGCCTGTTCGAAGTGGAAACGGCAGAAAACGATTTCGGTCCGCAGCCCGGTGAAAAGCTGATCTTCGCCACCAAGCTTGCCGACGAAGCGGCGAAGAAAGCAAAGCTGACATTCAAGCTGGTTCGGCCCGTCACGACGGACGAACTCGGTGCGATCACCTGTGCCCATCCGCTGGTCAATCTCGGTTACGACTTCGCCGTCCCGCTTCTCGATGGCGATCACGTCACCGATGATGCCGGTACTGGCTTCGTCCACACCGCACCAAGCCATGGTCGCGAAGACTTTGATGCATGGACGTCAAAGGTTCGCGAGCTTGAAGATCGTGGGATATCCACTAAAATCCCGTTCCCTGTTGGCGATGACGGCTTCTACACCGAAGACGCGCCCGGTTTCGGCCCATCCGCCGAAGGCGGTGCTGCCCGCGTGATGGACGATAACGGCAAGAAGGGTGATGCAAACGAGCGTGTCATCAAGGCGCTGATCGGCGCCAACAACCTTTTTGCCCGTGGCCGTCTGAAGCACAGCTATCCGCATAGCTGGCGCTCCAAGAAGCCGGTCATCTTCCGCAACACGCCGCAATGGTTCGTCTATATGGACAAGGAACTGGGCGATGGCACCACGCTGCGCTCGCGCTCCCTGTCGGCCATCGATGACACCCGTTTCGTGCCTGCCGCTGGCCAGAACCGCCTGCGCGCCATGATCGAGAACCGCCC from the Agrobacterium vaccinii genome contains:
- the ileS gene encoding isoleucine--tRNA ligase — translated: MNDTAQTIDYSTTLYLPQTDFPMRAGLPQKEPETVARWQQMGLYKKLRASAAGREKFVLHDGPPYANGNIHIGHALNKILKDVITRSFQMRGFDSNYVPGWDCHGLPIEWKIEEAYRAKGKNKDEVPINEFRQECREFAAGWIAKQSEEFKRLGIEGDFENPYTTMNFHAEARIAGELLKIAKSGQLYRGSKPVMWSVVERTALAEAEVEYADVESDMIWVKFPVESVEGAAKAEFLSGTKREMPVSNALNDLEYASVVIWTTTPWTIPGNRAISFSSRFPYGLFEVETAENDFGPQPGEKLIFATKLADEAAKKAKLTFKLVRPVTTDELGAITCAHPLVNLGYDFAVPLLDGDHVTDDAGTGFVHTAPSHGREDFDAWTSKVRELEDRGISTKIPFPVGDDGFYTEDAPGFGPSAEGGAARVMDDNGKKGDANERVIKALIGANNLFARGRLKHSYPHSWRSKKPVIFRNTPQWFVYMDKELGDGTTLRSRSLSAIDDTRFVPAAGQNRLRAMIENRPDWVLSRQRAWGVPIAVFADEKGEVLLDEAVNARIIEAFEAEGADAWFADGARERFLGNRAGEPWMQVRDILDVWFDSGCTHTFTLEDRPDMKWPADVYLEGSDQHRGWFHSSLLESCATRGRAPYNAVVTHGFTMDEQGRKQSKSLGNVVAPQDVMKESGADILRLWVMTTDYWEDQRLGKAIIQTNIDAYRKLRNTIRWMLGTLAHDTGDDIAYADLPELEQLMLHRLSELDKVVRDGYDAFDFKKITRALIDFANVELSAFYFDIRKDALYCDAPSSLKRRASLSVIAKLFDCLVTWLAPMLPFTTEEAWLSRYPDAESVHLVQFPEVPAEWKNEALEAKWDKIRKVRTVVTGALEVERREKRIGSSLEAAPVVHIADAELMAALDGQDFAEICITSAISVVSGEGPADGFRLNEVQKVSVEQKLAEGRKCARSWRITTDVGSDAAFPDVSARDAAALRELGVAL
- a CDS encoding bifunctional riboflavin kinase/FAD synthetase: MTVFHRNEKKEPLPENLKGGVIAIGNFDGVHRGHRAVLDRALELAASRNVPALVLTFEPHPRTVFRPETPVFRLTPASVKARVLEAEGFNSVIEYPFDRDFSQRSAEDFVKSILVDWLGASAVVTGVDFHFGKGREGGPAYLMAAGKRHGFDVMLIDSFRDEGAEVVSSSRIRDLLAQGDVAGAAGLLGYRYTVEAEVIGGQKLGRTLGYPTANMALPPETELKPGIYAVRFRRADGSLYDGVASFGYRPTVTEDGAALLETFLFDFSGDLYGEICSVSFFGHLRDELKFDGLEALVAQIKRDEEEARALLSGVTPLGELDARLSF